Proteins encoded in a region of the Nitrospiria bacterium genome:
- a CDS encoding helix-turn-helix transcriptional regulator, whose protein sequence is MVLGKHHLLTLNNFQDLALNEEKQASVASEGKKLLDILQRSIQFDAAWIFKFDPSSLNISDIYLHQFSQEAFSKYLDTFYTETPIPTIHQIQKDGYIAKRGSDIVETAVWLKNPFYQDVLHPLGLKFFLVGACVDQKKQFVGLIVLWRSKHRYDFSGRDSVFLQHASLSCATILSRTRSTEDDLEKPEILRLITQHSEPGVIILGKDDEIGLMNQEAKTILSIIRSGREHLARTSDERFFRKLRQLRSRVLNETFLPKQNGSSSPPSEIFRFRGTTFSCKGILLDGSGRDEGLVMILIEAMSEETEVSPVFNKRFSVFTAREGAIAKLISQGYTNKEIAADLGIGIYTVKDHIRHIMEKLGTNTRSGIVGKIMVRSAPDPHAH, encoded by the coding sequence ATGGTGCTCGGTAAACATCATCTGTTGACGTTGAACAATTTTCAAGACCTGGCCTTAAATGAAGAAAAACAAGCCAGTGTCGCCTCGGAAGGGAAAAAACTTCTTGATATTTTGCAGCGCTCCATTCAATTTGACGCGGCTTGGATTTTTAAGTTTGATCCCTCATCGCTTAACATCTCGGATATTTACCTTCACCAATTCAGTCAGGAAGCTTTTTCAAAATACCTGGATACCTTTTATACCGAAACCCCCATACCCACCATCCATCAAATTCAAAAGGATGGCTATATCGCAAAAAGAGGGTCCGATATTGTTGAAACCGCGGTCTGGTTAAAAAACCCATTTTATCAGGATGTGCTTCATCCACTAGGGCTTAAATTTTTTCTCGTGGGCGCTTGTGTCGACCAAAAAAAACAATTTGTCGGTCTTATCGTCCTCTGGAGATCCAAGCATCGGTATGATTTCTCCGGTCGAGACAGCGTGTTTCTGCAGCACGCCTCCCTTTCGTGCGCTACTATCTTGAGCCGGACCCGTTCGACCGAGGACGATCTGGAAAAACCGGAGATCTTGAGGTTGATCACTCAACACTCGGAACCCGGCGTGATCATCTTGGGAAAAGACGATGAGATCGGCCTGATGAATCAAGAGGCCAAGACCATTCTTTCAATTATCCGAAGCGGGAGAGAACATCTCGCGCGAACATCCGATGAGAGATTTTTCCGAAAACTTCGTCAGCTAAGATCCCGGGTCCTGAATGAAACCTTCCTCCCCAAACAAAACGGAAGTTCCAGTCCTCCCTCCGAGATCTTTCGCTTCAGGGGAACGACCTTTTCTTGCAAAGGGATTCTTTTGGATGGAAGCGGCCGGGATGAAGGCTTGGTGATGATTCTGATCGAGGCGATGTCAGAAGAAACGGAGGTTTCGCCCGTCTTCAATAAGCGGTTTTCTGTATTCACCGCACGGGAGGGGGCGATCGCCAAACTGATCAGTCAAGGCTATACCAACAAGGAAATCGCGGCCGATCTTGGCATCGGCATCTATACGGTCAAAGACCATATCAGACACATTATGGAGAAACTCGGAACCAACACTCGTTCTGGTATTGTGGGGAAGATCATGGTCCGATCCGCGCCCGACCCCCACGCGCATTGA
- a CDS encoding inositol monophosphatase family protein, translated as MPAQSVPPLFRDTLVKAVKAGGEILRQSFATEIRIDYKGEVNLVTEADRAAEATIIQTIRKRFPDHRFLAEEGGEYATAASIASDHKWIIDPLDGTTNFAHGYPTFCVSIGLETRGDIVLGVVYDPLREEMFLAEKGNGAALNGRRIRVSKTEKLNASLLVTGFAYDVREDLMNNLDHFAQFSLRAQGVRRTGSAALDLCYVACGRFDGFWEMKLSPWDTAAGFLIATEAGATVTDFGNRPYRIYKKEILATNGKIHREMVEVLGLSKRPD; from the coding sequence ATGCCTGCCCAATCCGTTCCACCTCTTTTTCGCGATACCCTCGTCAAAGCCGTGAAAGCGGGAGGGGAAATTCTGCGGCAATCCTTCGCGACCGAGATCCGGATTGATTACAAGGGGGAAGTGAATCTGGTGACCGAGGCGGACCGGGCGGCGGAGGCCACCATCATCCAAACCATTCGTAAGCGATTTCCGGATCACCGGTTTCTGGCCGAAGAAGGCGGCGAGTATGCCACGGCCGCATCGATTGCGTCCGATCACAAATGGATCATCGACCCGCTCGACGGGACCACGAACTTCGCCCACGGCTATCCCACGTTCTGTGTCTCGATCGGATTAGAAACCCGGGGGGACATCGTCTTGGGGGTCGTATACGATCCCTTGCGTGAAGAGATGTTTCTGGCCGAAAAGGGGAACGGGGCCGCCCTGAACGGCCGTCGGATCCGCGTTTCCAAGACCGAGAAACTCAACGCCAGTCTGCTGGTTACCGGCTTCGCCTACGATGTGCGGGAGGATCTGATGAACAATCTCGATCATTTCGCGCAATTCAGCCTCCGGGCTCAGGGCGTGCGGCGGACTGGTTCGGCCGCGTTGGATCTCTGTTATGTGGCGTGTGGTCGCTTTGACGGATTTTGGGAGATGAAGCTGTCCCCGTGGGATACCGCCGCGGGTTTTCTGATCGCCACCGAGGCCGGGGCGACCGTGACCGATTTTGGGAACCGTCCGTATCGGATCTATAAGAAGGAGATCCTGGCCACCAACGGAAAGATTCATCGGGAGATGGTCGAAGTTCTGGGATTGTCAAAGCGTCCCGACTGA
- a CDS encoding SDR family NAD(P)-dependent oxidoreductase produces MKKSIEDHLSAARRLKPLDEYTPLARSHGTRYPIVQGPMTRVSDRAEFALRVAEGGGLPFLALALMRAPEVETLLKETGRLLEDRPWGVGILGFVPFDLRQEQLAVVKAYKPHFALIAGGRPDQARSLEAEGIPTYLHVPSPGLLKMFVEEGTRRFVFEGRECGGHVGPRSSFVLWESMIEILLEHLPSGHESERCHVLFAGGIHDSLSSAMVAALAAPLAQRGVRIGVLMGTAYLFTEEAVNAGAIQKGFQEEAIRCTDTVLLETGPGHSTRCADTSFAQTFQEERRRLAAERRSLEEIRDTLEELNLGRLRIAAKGIIRNPQFGQDRDLPRYLTIEDAEQHRQGMYMIGQVAALRNRTCTIPELHNEVAVRGMERLTRLTEPRATEATNGRRMRPSDVAIIGIGCLLPKAPDTRTFWDNVLGKVNAITEIPEHRWDVARYFDPDRKARDKVYSRWGGFLDEVPFDPMRYGMPPNSLKSIEPLQLLVLEVVRQALHNAGYGIPSAGLPGSSFPHERTSVILGVGGGVAELGQQYALRSGLPTVFDNLPAEVWDRLPEWTEDSFAGILLNVAAGRVANRFDLGGANFTVDAACASSLAAIYQAVQELESGASDMVIAGGADTVQSPFGYLCFSKTQALSPKGRCRTFDEEADGIVISEGLAVVVLKRLEDAERDGDRIYAVIKAVGASSDGRDKGLTAPRPEGQIRALDRAYEKAGFSPATISLFEAHGTGTVAGDQAEGESLMRVLAASGAHPQETAIGSLKSMIGHTKCTAGVAGLMKMALALYHKVLPPTINVERPNPNVFYPESPLYVNSETRPWPAAVAHPRRAGVSSFGFGGTNFHAVIEEYTGNYLETNRPAVADRWPTELFYWAGGSRQEVENELQRIEQALTQGAAPELHELAAAVWQQTRTRLTSGKACPIRLAIVAASLDDLQRKLLVARTSWTTDPQGIYIGDPATGSPGKVAFLFPGQGSQYPDMLRDLAIQFREVRESFEAADRVLAGRFSKPLTAYIYPPPRFNDEEKKRDQAALTATNITQPALGAAGAGLYRLLQTLGLRPDMAAGHSYGEYVALYAAGALDEETLFHLSETRGRMIIEAAEGRELGTMAAVEADAESLGGIVVSIEGLSIANLNGPNQTILAGSKEAIAQAIEKLTARGVTARPIPVACAFHSPFVAPARDRFADYLRALTCAAPRFDVYSNTTSGPHPTDPVAIIDTLADHLVRPVEFIREIEAMYAAGARVFIEVGPRGVLTGLTRAILGARPHLAVATDLPMRDGRTQLQHALAQIVVRGVSADFDRLFEGRSARQLNLSTLETSCKPVPLPPTTWMISGGGVRKLSEAKRTLKPPIALSAGGSQQPASPQLSPALNEGGNGIGSISKPSPTLTRTQHAVDSHHGSAASETDAVLIQFQDLMQRFLDTQKQVMLTYLQGSPVQPSPTQLLPASPAHKADIPSPLPVIAIQPQGKTTPLSSPLIAPSPAPASSTAPAAAADPAVVDQVTLTEMLVQLVADRTGYPRELLGLDLNLEADLGIDSIKRVEIMGAFRRQLGPDNEQRVSRAMEQFTGVKTLRGIIETTVAILSASPTPRAPALFPASVVTRAAAPTAPAPSRSLPRFLLRTLQAPLDDATAPTVSGRRIVITDDGRGVADALGSILTRMGADVVTVVHGPSLTVTADRRFEANLADPSEVDALMQQIHERYGTIDGLVHLLPLREAPPFDRLDLRVWRDRLRGEIKSLFYLVKAAAPDLRAAGRSKSAWVIGATSMGNVFGTAGESPLTSPHHGGITGLIKVLALEWSEVHCTAVDFDPAEAAPALASRILAEMGASDGIIEVGYRGSDRLALRPYPAPLETTSGGITIGAEDVILITGGACGISAEIAMELASQCRPTLILVGRTLLPQTIEAAVTRGLTEPAALKAALIDQIRRLEGAVTPAKVEVAYARLLREREIRTNLTALQSTGAKVEYLQVDVRDAAAMQTVINDIYRRHGRLDGVISAAGIIEDKLIEEKTPQSLDRVMDTKVDGAFNLIRAIRPEQLKFFVFFGSVAGRFANRGQGDYGASNEILNKLALHLDRTWRARVVSLNWGPWESGMASTEVQRQFAERGVQVIPPPLGRAAFWRELTLGPKGHVEVVLGDGPWEASTAPKNQRAHLPLLKGFSLSPGDGGTLDGVQILDPNRDLFLLDHQIDGKPVLPFAFALELMVEAVQTAWPEWQVIGVRDVRRFKGIIFDNGPKQIRLSVRSRTEPAQERLGLDAVVTITDAKNPGLTYYQGTVELSDRFPEPPAVDIPRQPLDAFPKTVNHAYEEWLFHGSLFQQIETIEGASDETIIASLRPSKSGDCITGATTPWMIDPILVDCGLQLVLLWARAFKDITPLPSRLGRYIRYGSAAGGRVQCMVRILPDTDDSSIYEDIYFFDDVGRLIGQMKGMEVVGSRALNRLGGSHTTQRRAL; encoded by the coding sequence ATGAAGAAATCGATCGAAGACCATCTCAGCGCCGCACGGAGACTAAAGCCGTTGGACGAGTATACTCCTCTGGCTCGGTCGCACGGTACGCGTTACCCGATCGTTCAGGGTCCAATGACCCGGGTCAGCGATCGGGCCGAATTCGCGCTACGGGTTGCCGAAGGCGGCGGCCTCCCCTTTCTGGCCCTGGCGCTGATGCGCGCCCCTGAGGTCGAGACGCTGCTCAAGGAAACCGGCCGGCTGCTTGAGGACCGTCCGTGGGGAGTCGGCATTTTGGGGTTTGTCCCGTTCGACCTGCGCCAAGAACAGCTTGCGGTGGTCAAAGCGTACAAACCGCACTTTGCCCTAATCGCCGGCGGTCGACCGGACCAGGCCCGAAGCTTGGAAGCCGAAGGGATTCCCACCTATCTCCATGTCCCATCCCCCGGCTTGTTAAAAATGTTTGTGGAAGAAGGCACCCGGCGTTTTGTCTTCGAAGGCCGGGAGTGCGGGGGCCATGTCGGCCCCCGGTCAAGCTTTGTCCTGTGGGAGAGCATGATCGAAATACTCTTGGAGCACCTCCCGTCCGGCCACGAATCCGAACGCTGTCATGTGCTCTTCGCCGGAGGCATTCACGATTCGCTCTCTTCAGCCATGGTGGCCGCGTTGGCCGCCCCCCTGGCCCAGCGGGGCGTCCGAATCGGCGTCCTGATGGGAACGGCCTATCTCTTTACGGAAGAGGCAGTCAATGCCGGCGCGATTCAGAAGGGCTTTCAGGAGGAGGCGATCCGCTGCACGGACACAGTTCTCCTGGAGACCGGACCCGGCCACTCCACCCGGTGCGCCGACACTTCGTTTGCACAGACGTTTCAGGAGGAAAGGCGGCGGTTGGCGGCCGAACGGCGGTCACTTGAAGAGATCCGGGATACTCTGGAAGAGCTCAACCTGGGGCGCCTCCGAATCGCCGCCAAAGGCATCATCCGCAATCCGCAGTTCGGCCAGGACCGGGATCTTCCGCGCTACCTGACGATCGAGGATGCCGAACAACACCGGCAGGGCATGTACATGATCGGACAGGTCGCCGCCCTCCGGAACCGAACCTGCACCATCCCCGAGCTGCACAACGAGGTGGCGGTGCGCGGCATGGAGCGGCTGACTCGATTGACCGAACCGCGCGCAACCGAGGCGACCAACGGAAGGCGGATGCGGCCCAGCGACGTGGCGATCATCGGGATCGGCTGCCTGCTGCCGAAAGCGCCTGATACCCGCACCTTCTGGGACAACGTGCTGGGCAAGGTGAATGCCATCACGGAGATTCCCGAGCACCGTTGGGATGTCGCCCGCTACTTTGACCCCGACAGGAAAGCGCGGGACAAAGTCTATTCCCGATGGGGAGGCTTTCTTGACGAGGTGCCGTTCGACCCCATGCGCTACGGCATGCCGCCCAACTCGCTGAAATCGATCGAACCGCTCCAATTGCTGGTGCTGGAAGTGGTGCGTCAGGCTCTTCACAACGCCGGATACGGCATCCCTTCGGCGGGTTTGCCGGGATCTTCGTTCCCGCATGAGCGCACCTCCGTCATTCTGGGCGTCGGCGGCGGCGTCGCCGAACTCGGACAGCAATACGCGCTGCGTTCCGGTCTCCCGACAGTGTTTGACAACCTCCCGGCCGAGGTCTGGGACCGCCTGCCCGAATGGACCGAAGATTCGTTTGCGGGAATCCTGCTGAACGTGGCGGCCGGCCGGGTGGCCAACCGGTTTGACCTGGGGGGCGCGAACTTTACGGTTGATGCCGCCTGTGCATCATCGCTGGCCGCGATCTACCAGGCGGTACAGGAGCTCGAAAGCGGTGCCAGCGACATGGTCATTGCCGGCGGGGCCGACACGGTCCAGAGCCCGTTTGGCTATTTGTGCTTTAGCAAAACGCAGGCCTTGTCCCCCAAGGGTCGCTGCCGGACCTTCGATGAGGAGGCCGACGGCATCGTGATCAGCGAGGGACTGGCGGTGGTCGTGCTGAAGCGGCTGGAAGACGCGGAGCGGGACGGCGATCGAATTTATGCCGTCATCAAGGCCGTCGGCGCCTCCAGCGATGGACGGGACAAGGGACTCACCGCGCCGCGACCGGAGGGACAGATCCGCGCGCTCGATCGGGCCTATGAGAAAGCCGGCTTCTCTCCGGCCACCATCAGCCTGTTCGAGGCGCATGGAACCGGAACCGTCGCGGGCGATCAGGCCGAGGGGGAGTCGCTCATGCGGGTCCTGGCCGCATCGGGTGCGCACCCGCAGGAGACGGCCATTGGATCATTAAAATCCATGATCGGCCACACGAAATGCACGGCCGGCGTGGCGGGATTGATGAAGATGGCCCTGGCCCTCTACCACAAGGTCCTGCCTCCGACGATCAACGTCGAAAGACCCAATCCCAACGTCTTCTATCCGGAGAGCCCGCTCTATGTGAACTCGGAAACCCGTCCCTGGCCGGCCGCTGTGGCCCACCCGCGTCGGGCCGGCGTCAGTTCGTTCGGCTTCGGGGGAACAAATTTTCACGCCGTCATCGAAGAGTACACGGGGAATTATCTGGAGACCAACAGGCCGGCTGTGGCCGATCGATGGCCCACCGAGCTCTTCTACTGGGCCGGCGGCTCCAGGCAGGAGGTGGAGAACGAGCTTCAGCGGATCGAGCAGGCCCTGACCCAGGGAGCCGCTCCGGAACTTCACGAGTTGGCTGCCGCGGTCTGGCAACAGACCCGCACTCGATTGACATCGGGAAAAGCCTGCCCCATTCGCCTGGCGATAGTGGCGGCCTCGCTGGATGATCTCCAGCGGAAACTTTTAGTGGCCAGGACGTCATGGACGACGGATCCCCAGGGCATCTACATCGGCGACCCGGCCACGGGAAGTCCGGGCAAGGTTGCCTTTCTCTTCCCCGGCCAGGGCTCGCAATATCCCGACATGCTCCGGGATCTCGCCATTCAGTTCAGAGAGGTGCGGGAGTCCTTCGAGGCCGCCGACCGGGTCTTGGCGGGGCGCTTCTCCAAACCTTTAACCGCCTACATCTATCCGCCCCCGCGGTTCAACGACGAGGAGAAAAAACGGGATCAGGCGGCCCTGACCGCCACGAACATCACTCAACCCGCACTGGGCGCGGCCGGCGCCGGCTTGTATCGACTCCTGCAGACACTCGGCCTTCGGCCTGATATGGCGGCGGGCCACAGCTATGGGGAATACGTGGCACTCTATGCGGCCGGAGCCTTGGACGAGGAGACCCTCTTCCATCTCTCCGAGACCCGCGGCCGGATGATCATTGAGGCGGCCGAGGGAAGAGAACTGGGCACAATGGCCGCCGTTGAAGCGGATGCCGAGAGCCTGGGCGGGATCGTGGTCTCCATCGAGGGATTGTCGATCGCCAATCTGAACGGTCCGAACCAAACGATCCTCGCCGGCTCAAAAGAGGCCATCGCACAGGCAATCGAAAAGCTCACAGCCCGAGGCGTGACGGCGCGTCCCATCCCCGTCGCCTGCGCCTTCCATTCCCCGTTTGTCGCTCCGGCCCGCGACCGATTCGCCGACTACCTGCGCGCCCTGACCTGTGCCGCACCCCGATTCGATGTCTACTCGAACACCACCAGCGGCCCGCACCCCACCGACCCTGTCGCCATCATCGACACGCTGGCCGACCATCTCGTCCGGCCGGTGGAGTTCATCCGCGAGATTGAAGCCATGTACGCGGCCGGCGCTCGGGTTTTTATTGAGGTCGGACCACGCGGCGTTTTGACCGGCCTGACCCGGGCCATTCTCGGAGCGCGGCCGCACCTGGCGGTCGCGACCGATCTGCCGATGCGGGACGGGCGGACCCAGCTCCAGCATGCGCTCGCGCAGATCGTCGTCCGGGGTGTCTCAGCCGATTTTGACCGTCTCTTTGAAGGGCGATCGGCCCGCCAACTCAACCTATCCACGCTTGAAACCTCCTGCAAGCCGGTGCCCCTTCCGCCAACTACGTGGATGATCAGCGGGGGTGGGGTACGGAAACTGTCGGAGGCCAAACGCACGCTGAAACCGCCCATCGCATTGAGTGCAGGGGGCTCCCAGCAGCCCGCTTCCCCTCAACTCTCCCCTGCCTTAAACGAGGGAGGGAATGGGATTGGTTCGATCAGCAAACCGTCCCCCACGCTCACGAGGACACAGCACGCAGTCGACTCACATCACGGGTCGGCAGCCTCAGAGACCGACGCCGTCTTGATTCAGTTCCAAGATCTCATGCAGCGTTTTCTTGACACGCAAAAACAGGTGATGCTGACTTACCTCCAGGGATCGCCGGTACAGCCATCACCGACTCAACTACTCCCCGCATCCCCGGCACACAAGGCCGACATTCCCTCACCTCTCCCGGTGATCGCAATACAGCCTCAGGGAAAGACCACGCCACTTTCGTCCCCATTAATCGCTCCCTCCCCGGCTCCGGCTTCTTCCACCGCCCCGGCGGCCGCGGCCGACCCTGCAGTGGTCGATCAGGTCACGCTGACCGAGATGCTGGTGCAACTGGTCGCCGACCGGACCGGCTACCCCCGGGAGCTGCTGGGCCTCGATCTGAACCTTGAGGCGGACCTGGGCATCGATTCGATCAAGCGGGTGGAGATCATGGGCGCGTTCCGGCGGCAGCTCGGGCCCGACAACGAACAGCGGGTCTCACGGGCCATGGAACAGTTCACCGGGGTCAAAACCCTCCGGGGGATCATCGAGACAACGGTTGCCATTCTCTCCGCCTCCCCGACTCCTCGGGCACCGGCCCTCTTTCCCGCATCAGTCGTCACGCGAGCGGCCGCGCCGACGGCACCGGCTCCCTCACGGTCCCTTCCCCGATTTCTCCTCCGGACTCTTCAGGCACCATTAGATGATGCCACCGCTCCAACCGTGTCGGGCCGCCGCATCGTGATCACGGATGACGGCCGAGGAGTCGCCGATGCGCTTGGATCAATACTGACCCGCATGGGGGCGGACGTGGTGACCGTCGTTCACGGACCGTCGCTCACGGTCACGGCAGACCGCCGATTCGAAGCGAACCTGGCCGATCCTTCCGAGGTCGATGCCTTGATGCAACAGATCCACGAACGGTATGGGACGATCGACGGCCTTGTACATCTTCTTCCCCTGCGGGAAGCGCCCCCCTTCGACCGGCTCGATCTGAGGGTATGGCGGGATCGCTTGCGGGGCGAGATCAAAAGTCTCTTTTATTTGGTCAAGGCGGCCGCGCCCGATCTGAGGGCTGCGGGCCGTTCCAAATCAGCCTGGGTCATCGGCGCCACGTCGATGGGGAATGTCTTTGGAACAGCGGGCGAATCTCCGTTGACGTCACCGCACCACGGCGGTATTACGGGGCTGATCAAAGTGTTGGCCCTCGAATGGTCGGAGGTGCACTGCACGGCGGTCGACTTTGATCCGGCCGAAGCCGCGCCGGCCCTGGCTTCCCGGATCCTCGCAGAGATGGGCGCGTCGGACGGCATCATTGAGGTGGGATACCGCGGAAGCGATCGCCTGGCCCTGCGCCCCTATCCAGCTCCATTGGAGACCACTTCGGGCGGGATCACAATCGGGGCAGAAGATGTGATTCTGATCACCGGAGGGGCCTGCGGCATCTCGGCCGAGATTGCCATGGAATTGGCCTCCCAGTGCCGGCCCACACTCATTCTGGTTGGCCGCACCTTGCTCCCTCAGACCATCGAAGCGGCGGTGACGCGCGGGCTGACGGAACCTGCAGCGCTTAAAGCGGCGCTGATCGATCAGATTCGTCGCTTGGAAGGCGCGGTCACGCCGGCAAAGGTCGAAGTAGCCTATGCCCGCCTGCTCCGGGAACGCGAGATTCGAACAAATCTTACAGCGCTGCAGTCAACCGGTGCGAAGGTGGAATACCTGCAAGTGGACGTCCGCGATGCGGCCGCGATGCAGACCGTGATCAACGACATCTACCGGCGCCATGGACGGCTGGACGGGGTAATCAGCGCCGCTGGTATTATCGAAGACAAGCTGATAGAGGAGAAAACGCCCCAGTCTCTGGACCGGGTCATGGACACCAAAGTGGATGGCGCCTTCAACCTCATCCGTGCGATCAGACCGGAACAACTGAAATTCTTCGTCTTCTTCGGCTCGGTGGCGGGACGATTCGCCAATCGCGGTCAGGGAGACTACGGCGCCTCGAACGAGATTCTGAACAAGCTGGCCCTTCACCTTGACCGAACATGGCGCGCACGAGTGGTGTCATTGAATTGGGGGCCATGGGAATCCGGCATGGCGTCGACCGAAGTCCAACGGCAGTTTGCCGAGCGAGGGGTTCAGGTCATCCCGCCGCCGCTTGGACGGGCCGCCTTCTGGCGCGAGCTGACGCTGGGCCCGAAGGGCCACGTGGAGGTGGTGCTCGGTGACGGTCCATGGGAGGCCAGCACGGCACCCAAGAACCAACGGGCGCATCTTCCTCTCCTGAAAGGATTCTCCCTTTCTCCCGGCGATGGAGGAACGCTGGACGGGGTCCAGATCCTGGATCCGAACCGCGATCTCTTCCTGTTGGACCATCAAATCGATGGGAAACCTGTGTTGCCGTTTGCCTTTGCACTTGAGCTCATGGTCGAAGCGGTTCAGACTGCGTGGCCTGAATGGCAGGTGATCGGCGTTCGTGATGTTCGGCGGTTTAAAGGGATCATTTTCGATAACGGTCCGAAACAAATCCGATTGTCCGTCCGATCACGAACCGAACCCGCTCAAGAACGCCTCGGTCTGGATGCCGTGGTCACCATTACTGATGCAAAGAATCCCGGCCTGACTTACTACCAGGGAACCGTCGAGTTGAGCGACCGATTTCCTGAGCCGCCGGCGGTTGATATTCCGAGACAACCTCTTGACGCGTTTCCAAAGACGGTTAACCATGCGTATGAAGAATGGCTGTTCCACGGTTCGCTGTTCCAGCAGATCGAAACGATCGAGGGCGCCTCGGATGAAACGATCATCGCAAGCTTACGGCCATCCAAATCCGGCGACTGTATCACAGGGGCGACAACCCCCTGGATGATCGACCCGATTCTGGTTGATTGCGGCCTGCAACTGGTGCTCCTCTGGGCGCGGGCGTTTAAAGATATCACCCCTTTGCCGTCACGACTCGGGCGGTATATACGCTATGGATCAGCCGCTGGCGGTCGGGTCCAGTGTATGGTGCGGATTCTTCCTGATACCGATGATTCAAGCATCTATGAGGATATTTACTTCTTTGACGACGTTGGGAGGCTGATCGGTCAGATGAAGGGGATGGAGGTGGTCGGTAGCCGGGCCCTCAATCGGCTCGGCGGATCCCATACCACTCAACGGAGGGCGTTGTGA
- a CDS encoding TolC family protein, which produces MFRFLVFIFCLTLFVGFPFGGSSAFALTLNQAREEALQKYWGVKIAHEQAMAAESERKSRFANFFPKLSFNGNVTRYNDETDFLLPKGAIPNNFTTFPLIDTLIQFSNRDVYQFGPSLQQPVFVGGRLYFGFQQSQAWEEQAGWNEKQVVNDLLYAVEQAYLDVLQAQGEKTVAEKDLEFYKKLHSDIEKQYKAGRTTLDEVLKVQTEEGKAEEKLLSATSGLQISEGQFNLLLVRSVDAPVSIEPVSDLTPVALDLATALSAAQSYRPDLQKDVAVYNAAVYSTRIVESSYYPQVNAGAKWYRQDISPSTIDRDRWQLFLTADWTFWEWGSTKQRVAEAEAQERQAEYQVNQLSDQVQLDVHQAWVKLEESEKQIQVAARTVEHATEALRVVALGFQAGVKTSTNLIEAEALLSQAELTDLRARFAAQLARATLRHSIGIMDEESLGKVGGSN; this is translated from the coding sequence ATGTTTAGGTTTCTTGTTTTCATTTTTTGTCTGACCCTCTTTGTCGGATTTCCCTTTGGAGGTTCTTCCGCCTTCGCATTGACTCTGAACCAGGCACGTGAGGAAGCACTCCAGAAGTATTGGGGGGTTAAAATTGCTCATGAGCAGGCTATGGCAGCGGAGTCGGAACGCAAATCCCGGTTTGCCAATTTCTTCCCCAAGCTTTCCTTCAACGGCAACGTGACGCGGTATAACGACGAGACCGACTTCCTTCTACCGAAAGGAGCCATTCCCAACAACTTTACCACATTTCCTCTGATCGACACGTTGATCCAATTTTCAAATCGGGACGTCTATCAATTCGGCCCATCCTTGCAGCAGCCCGTCTTTGTGGGTGGCCGCCTCTATTTTGGATTTCAGCAGTCCCAGGCATGGGAAGAACAGGCCGGCTGGAATGAAAAACAGGTGGTGAACGACCTCCTCTATGCGGTTGAGCAGGCTTACCTCGATGTCTTGCAAGCCCAAGGCGAGAAAACCGTGGCGGAAAAAGACCTCGAATTTTATAAAAAGCTGCATTCGGATATCGAAAAACAATACAAAGCGGGTCGGACTACACTGGATGAGGTGCTGAAGGTTCAAACAGAGGAAGGAAAGGCCGAGGAAAAACTATTGTCGGCAACGAGCGGCTTGCAAATTAGCGAGGGACAGTTCAATCTTCTACTTGTCCGCTCGGTCGATGCCCCTGTTTCAATCGAACCCGTATCCGATCTTACGCCCGTTGCACTGGATCTTGCGACGGCCTTGTCGGCGGCTCAATCCTACCGTCCGGATTTGCAGAAAGACGTTGCGGTTTACAATGCCGCCGTCTACTCTACGCGGATTGTGGAATCTTCGTACTATCCCCAGGTTAATGCCGGCGCAAAGTGGTACCGACAAGATATATCCCCTAGTACGATAGATCGAGACCGCTGGCAACTTTTTTTAACAGCGGATTGGACTTTTTGGGAATGGGGGAGCACCAAGCAACGGGTGGCGGAGGCGGAGGCTCAGGAACGGCAGGCTGAATATCAGGTCAATCAACTTTCGGACCAGGTCCAGCTGGATGTTCATCAGGCCTGGGTGAAGCTTGAAGAGTCCGAGAAGCAAATTCAGGTCGCAGCACGCACTGTGGAACACGCCACTGAGGCCTTGCGGGTTGTTGCATTGGGATTCCAAGCAGGTGTCAAGACCTCAACAAACCTCATCGAAGCAGAGGCGTTGCTTTCGCAGGCTGAGCTTACCGATTTAAGGGCTCGATTTGCAGCTCAACTCGCCCGGGCAACCCTTCGACATTCCATCGGCATCATGGACGAAGAAAGTCTTGGAAAAGTAGGCGGCTCCAATTAA